From the genome of Syngnathoides biaculeatus isolate LvHL_M chromosome 15, ASM1980259v1, whole genome shotgun sequence:
TTCACACACTAGGTAAACTCAAAGGGCCTGTGACTTGTCTACTTgtgcagaaaataaaatgttcaacgGCAATGTACAGAAAAATCGGACTTTTAACTCGGCTGTGAGACATTCAGAGAAAATACACAGAATCGTTCTATTGGTCCCTGAACTCTCATGGCGAGCCAGATCCTTTTGGAGTGGATAAAAGCCATTGTGCAGATCTCTGCACAGATGTCATTACGACCAATCTCACTCAGAAACATTATTGGCCTTGTGGGTCCGTTGAATCTGCCTGCAGTCTTCTGCCTGCAGTCTGTCTACCATTCCAGCCCACCAGTCAAAAGGATTAGCACTGGTGACCACTAATTCAGAAAACCCTCAGCAAAGTCAAGGCTCAGAACCTCCTCGGGGAGTACTAATGGCACTCACTGTGGACTTGTATTTGGCCTGTGTAcaggatgtactgtatgtacgtaaaaatcatgctttCTTTCCATCAACAGGCAAATTGGCTTATGATTTTTCCATCTGCATATTTGGAAATATTACCATCTTGGCTGCATTCTTATTGAAGCATGGTAGAAATACcatggatgtaaaaaaatacacccCTCAAATGACCATCTCAtttctttttatatccactataTGGCTGACATCTTCAGTGCGACTTTACTGTTGTCAACTCCTGTGGATCTCCTTCAAAGCTAACTTTACTGTTGAGGGAGAAGCACAAAGGCTAGTCATTGAATTTCCAAATTGTCAACTCTGGATATTTCAAAGCTAAATACAAGGAATGCTGCAATTGCCACATGATGTGCTATTTTTCTGCTCTAAACTCTGCTATGTCCGTCTTGGGCAATCCTTGGCTCATACTTCACTTCTAAAACGCCACATTAGGAATCCACTTTAATAAAAGTTCCTTGGCTCATACTGCACTTCTAAAACGCCAGATTAGGAATCCACTTGGTTTTGTGTTTTCTAGCCCGTTTTAACTCTTCTGGTTCTTCTAATGACAATGATAGTTGCACATGACAAGGAAATGCAAACTATTCTGAAAGGTTTTAATATCCACTTTAATAAAGTTCCTTGGCTCCTACTGCACTTCTAAAACGCCAGATTAGAAATCCACTTTAAATAAAGTTGTGTTTTCATTCTAGCCCGTGTTAACTCTTTGCACTTCTAAAACGCCAGATGAGGAATCCACtttaataaagttttgttttcattctagCCCATGTTAACTCTTCTGGTTCTTCTAATGACAATGATAGTTGCACATGACAAgaaggaacatgcaaactctatgcTGAAAGGTTTTAATACACATTCatgaacaaaaagaaatgatgacaaTGCACACGGGTGGGCAGTCATTTAATCACATTCTAAAGGATTTTGAGGCAGGGTCGTTCTACTTCTGGGCAGGCATCAGCTCCTCGATGGTCTCTCCTGCCTCCAGTTTCTTTTCCATCTCCACCAGCAACTTGACACCATCGACAACCATTTGCACCAGCTCCACCTCAGAAAAGCCCAGTCTGTCAGAATTTGAGATGTCAAAGACTCCATCCACAGCATCAGTGTCCACTCCACCTATTGGACCAATTTCACAGACCTTTAGCCTAAAATTCATGACCGTACCAGTTGGTTTCAAGCGACAAGAAACATACACATACCAGTTCCACGTTTCTGCAGTCTCAGCCTTTTTAGGACCTCTTCGAACTCAGGGTGTTGGCTCATATTTGGTAGCTTCACGTGCACACCAGCGCGAAGACCGGTGCCCAGGTTGGATGGGCAAGTCAGGATGTAGCCGAGGTGCTCATTCCACATGAAAGAAAAACCTTTGTTCTTGAACAAAGATTCAATCTAAGGACAAAGCAGATTATCACATTAAATATACAATAACAAAGACAAATTTAAGCATTTCACAAACCTCTGTGAGCCCTTTGCAGAAACGAGTAAACACTTCCTTCAAGTTTCCACCCTTCTGCATGGAGATCACTCGTAGATGGTCCTCCTCATTCACCCACACTAAAAATGTCTTGTTGTCGTTATGCCTTGAAAACAATACATATCAAGGTGACCATCTTTCTGGATCATTCAGTTTCCTGGACATAAAAGCATCTCACCAGATTCCTCTGGCATCGGGCCAGTCACGGGCCATTCTTGAGGCCAGCAGGAGAGGAGACACTGGCTTGTCAAACAGCAGGTGATCGTCAATCATCTGCTGCTGCTCAGCTTCTGACAGGTCTCTCAAGGAATAGTATTTCCCCTGCAGGTCTCCAGTGAGTGAACCCAGGACTTCACAAAAGATCACATTTTGCTATATAGGTTTCAATCATTCCAACTTAATGCTGACCTAGAACTTTTTTCTTTACCTTCGATGGAGAGCATCTCCACTGCACGTCTCTCGCCTCTTCTGCAGAGTGGCGGCAGGCAGAAGCCGCGGACACTGCGGCCAGTTCGAACTCGGGAGCTCAGAACATATTCCGGGTCGAGGTCATCGCCCCCCTTTAAGCAACAGGTATTTGTGATAAAACTAAAACACCTTTGTTCGTTGATGTGATCCTTTACCATGAGGTTGTCTGGGTTGAGGTCAGTCTTATGCATGTCTGTCGGTTTGTACCCTCCATGTCTGTCCTCAATGACAAGGTCAAGCAGCTCTTTGAAGACCTCATATGACTCCTCATCCCCAGCCACACAGCCCACCGTCATAATAAAGGGGTGACCTATATACATCAAACATACAACATCACAGCGACATCACATAGAGAACAAACGTTTCCAAAAGTACCCAGTATTTTCAAGTGACAGGAGTGGCACATCGTTTTTACCTGGATTATCCACCCCTGTCTGGATGACACGGTCTATAGTAAAGCCGTTGGGGGTGGTTCGCTCCCTCAGAGTCTTGTACATGTCCATGTTTAAGAACTTGGCCATGTGGTTGTTGTGTTGACTGAGATCTGGGAATTCGTCCTCTGCTGTCAGCCCCTTGAGCTGAAGGCTGGCCATTTTTTGACAGCTAAACAAACATTTATAAATACATTCTACATTTGGAAGATTACAGATCAAAACCATGCTAGCAGAGGAGAAAATATGGTAACTAATGTGGTAAATTTGAGATTTACACCAGAATCTCTAAAGAGGATTGTGACACACAACCTTAGGTACACTGACACACGGTAGAATCTGAATAGAACAGAATTTGACAGTATCACCCAGCCTAAAGcactatcctcactagggtcgcgtgcatgctggggcctatcccagttataTACAGGCGAGAAGCATGGtacactggttgccagttaattGTGGGCTACGTTTATACGAAAGAATGTTTTATGaacatttcaaatcctatccaaacttAGCATGCTGATGTGCTCGGTTATGGCATCTTTGTTAAACTGTACTCATCATATGTGAGTTGCAAGTGGTGTTCTTCTAGTTCCAAATCAGACCTTTGTCAATGGcattttaaataacaaatgcaaaatattttgaacacaTTATTCAGTATCAATGATCAATTTAATCCAAGGGCCGTTATATCAGGGTTTATTTGATCGAGGTTCCCCTGTGTGTCTGTGAGCTAGTTATTGACCTTTCCGGaagtattggaatggcaaggtcaatacctttgtttttgttgtgaagaCATTTACGTTGCAggtcaaaaaaatgaatgagatgAAAGTTTAAAATTCCAGCTTTTacttcatggtatttacatctagatgtgtaGGACAAATCACCTTTTGTTTAAATCCACTGATCTTTCCCGGACCTTTCTGATTTTAGATTCATTGCTTAAGCTATTAAGCAAACATTAAGACCAGAAAGCTGTGTATggtagaaaagaaaaacattcaagaTGAGGTGAGGGAAAATCGATCACAGCAACTGCACAACAAAGATTGGACATAGCCAAtacaacaatttgaaaaaaaaaaagctgtcaacAGCGACATCTAACAGGTCGACCAAGTGTATCCACAGCACttgacaaaaacatgcttgaGAATTGTGAAGATACGCCGAAAGACAGCAGTCAATAAAATCACAACCAACCTGCACAGGGTAGGGGTGAACGCATCACAATCCACTGTTCAAAGACAACtttgaaatgagaaaaattatAGATGGATACCACAAGATGCAGACCACTAATCAGTAGGAGGAATCGGGAGGCCAGATTGGTTTTGCTAAGTAGTATAGATGAGCAAAGAAAGTTTTGGAACAAGTTTAAAGActaatgagaccaagattaactTTTATCCACGTGGTGGAAAGACCAAACTAGGTGGGGCAAGActaatgagaccaagattaactTTTATCCACATGGTGGAAAGACCAAGCTAGGTGGAGGGAAAAAGGATCTGCttttgatccaaaacacacaggTTCATCTGTGATGCATGGTGGACGTAAATGTCATGTAATGACACAACACACTGCAAACATAACAGAGGAAAAAATGGAAGGTCAAGTCAATCACTGGACCTGAACCCAACAGAGCGTGAATTTTACCCCTTGAAGTAAAAGAAACCTCCAAGAACTAAGACAGCAGTAAAAGCCTGGAATAgcatttcaaaaaaagaaagcaatagTCTGGTGATGTCAACGAGTGACAGGCTTGATGTCGTTATTGCAAATAATggttatgccaccaaatgtGAAATGTTATTCACGTTTTTATGTTCACTTAATAatgtctgttccaatacttttgttcaACTAAAAGTAGGTGCCTTTAAGGTGCTCCGTCCTGAATTGTAACACAGGCTACAATTCTaaacttttgtctcattcatCTTATGATCTGAAAGTGATGTGAAATACACATTCATATCAATGCTTCTAAATTCTTTTCTGTTGTGAcacccagggaaaaaaaaacatttttacccaTCCCAGCACCCAGCCCCACGAGTACACCGTGATACAAAATTGGGGATAATCTAATGTAATACTTATAAACATTGATGAAAGTACAAATGAGATGTAGatcaattttgaaatgtttctaaCAGAATGTAAAGTGCATCAGTTCctctaaaatggaaaacaacaaaacaactaacttgtttaaactgtaaacatttttcatccctgttcaATTTTTCTCGATGGAGTTGTCCAGGTTTAAGCGCTCGTACGTACTCCATTACACACTACTACGCTATAGAGCAATTACTTAAGAGCAACAAGTGCACCACTGCCACCTACTGCAGTGGATATGCAAATACGCTTATAGTATGGCAAATCATGTTAATTCTGTCACCCCCGCCATCGCAAAGCGATCCCCCACACACTATTTGAGCAGCACtagtatatatataaagtatatatacaaatgtgtgtgtgtatacagattTCTTGTGAaggcattgtttatttttttaagtgtacttAAACTGTTTCTTGGGATAAGCATCAGATTGTGCACTTGTATAAATTAGGGCAAGGCATCATCAccccatatccatccattttctgagccacttatcctcacgagtgtcgagGCAACACTAGAGCtcattccagctatcttcaggcaggaggcagggtacaccctgaactg
Proteins encoded in this window:
- the LOC133513323 gene encoding creatine kinase, testis isozyme-like isoform X2; this translates as MSDTIEQVCQKMASLQLKGLTAEDEFPDLSQHNNHMAKFLNMDMYKTLRERTTPNGFTIDRVIQTGVDNPGHPFIMTVGCVAGDEESYEVFKELLDLVIEDRHGGYKPTDMHKTDLNPDNLMGGDDLDPEYVLSSRVRTGRSVRGFCLPPLCRRGERRAVEMLSIEVLGSLTGDLQGKYYSLRDLSEAEQQQMIDDHLLFDKPVSPLLLASRMARDWPDARGIWHNDNKTFLVWVNEEDHLRVISMQKGGNLKEVFTRFCKGLTEIESLFKNKGFSFMWNEHLGYILTCPSNLGTGLRAGVHVKLPNMSQHPEFEEVLKRLRLQKRGTGGVDTDAVDGVFDISNSDRLGFSEVELVQMVVDGVKLLVEMEKKLEAGETIEELMPAQK
- the LOC133513323 gene encoding creatine kinase, testis isozyme-like isoform X1, producing MSDTIEQVCQKMASLQLKGLTAEDEFPDLSQHNNHMAKFLNMDMYKTLRERTTPNGFTIDRVIQTGVDNPGHPFIMTVGCVAGDEESYEVFKELLDLVIEDRHGGYKPTDMHKTDLNPDNLMVKDHINEQRCFSFITNTCCLKGGDDLDPEYVLSSRVRTGRSVRGFCLPPLCRRGERRAVEMLSIEVLGSLTGDLQGKYYSLRDLSEAEQQQMIDDHLLFDKPVSPLLLASRMARDWPDARGIWHNDNKTFLVWVNEEDHLRVISMQKGGNLKEVFTRFCKGLTEIESLFKNKGFSFMWNEHLGYILTCPSNLGTGLRAGVHVKLPNMSQHPEFEEVLKRLRLQKRGTGGVDTDAVDGVFDISNSDRLGFSEVELVQMVVDGVKLLVEMEKKLEAGETIEELMPAQK